One window of Nocardia nova SH22a genomic DNA carries:
- a CDS encoding carbohydrate ABC transporter permease — MNSTFRRRQLLATVFGYAAMICVLILVGVPLFWILITSFKARPDIYTQPAVWWPHSWHPENYHEATTTLPFWAFLRNSVIVTAVVAAVKFALGIFSAYGLVFLRFPGKTVIFLVIIAALMIPNQITVISNYALIAQWGWRNTLQGIIIPLCGVAFGTFLMRNHFLSLPVSVIEAARIDGANWWQLLMRVVLPMSGPTMVAFAVITLVNEWNEYLWPFLMADDSSVATLPVGLTLLQNTENPSVTNWGPVMAGTLLTMVPILVVFLILQRHMIKGLTSGAVKG, encoded by the coding sequence TCTGCGTGCTCATTCTGGTCGGTGTCCCGCTGTTCTGGATTCTGATCACCTCGTTCAAGGCGCGTCCCGACATCTACACCCAGCCCGCGGTGTGGTGGCCGCACAGCTGGCATCCGGAGAACTATCACGAGGCCACCACGACACTGCCGTTCTGGGCCTTCCTGCGCAATTCGGTCATCGTCACCGCCGTGGTCGCGGCCGTGAAATTCGCGCTCGGGATCTTCAGCGCCTACGGCCTGGTCTTCCTGCGGTTCCCCGGGAAGACGGTGATATTCCTGGTGATCATCGCGGCGCTGATGATCCCGAATCAGATCACGGTGATCTCCAACTACGCGCTCATCGCGCAATGGGGATGGCGGAACACCCTGCAGGGCATCATCATTCCGCTATGCGGGGTGGCGTTCGGGACGTTCCTCATGCGCAATCATTTTCTGTCGCTGCCCGTTTCGGTGATCGAGGCGGCGCGGATCGACGGCGCCAACTGGTGGCAGTTGCTGATGCGGGTGGTGCTGCCGATGTCGGGGCCCACGATGGTGGCGTTCGCGGTGATCACACTGGTCAACGAGTGGAACGAGTATCTGTGGCCGTTCCTCATGGCCGACGATTCGAGTGTCGCCACCCTGCCGGTCGGACTGACGCTGCTGCAGAACACGGAGAATCCGAGCGTCACCAACTGGGGCCCGGTGATGGCCGGAACCCTGCTGACCATGGTGCCGATCCTGGTGGTGTTCCTGATCCTGCAGCGCCACATGATCAAGGGCCTGACCAGCGGCGCGGTCAAGGGATGA
- a CDS encoding ABC transporter substrate-binding protein, translating into MTRVALSRRGFLTAAAGLTVSACAGMGARGEVEGDPNTIVFWSNHPGTSKKQELELIDRFRRQHPELTVKLVDAGRNYEEVAQKFNAALTGGALPDVVVLSDVWWFNYALNKAIDPLDAEIAATGVPLNDYVDSFVEDYRFDGKVWALPYARSTQIFCYNRGLWSRAGLPDRGPQSWQEFDDWGPELQRAIGPGKWAHGWGDAKNYLAWTFQGPNWTFGGAYSDEWTLKFSDPHTVDAGNFLRESINRKGYASIRPSLAVDFGTGLVGSAITSTGDIKGIAANAAGRMDFATAFLPHPNGPGCTTGGAGLAIPARISARRKENALRFIEFITNPGNTAYFSQATGYIPVRRSALTEPSEQQFLAGNHNFATAIDQLPFTRSQDYARVFLPGADQIIGTGLEQIGLRDREVTAAFADITSRLQSIYNRQVGPKLPR; encoded by the coding sequence GTGACCCGAGTTGCCCTGTCCCGTCGTGGATTCCTCACCGCCGCGGCCGGACTGACGGTGTCGGCCTGCGCCGGGATGGGTGCCCGCGGCGAGGTCGAGGGTGATCCGAACACCATCGTGTTCTGGTCCAATCATCCGGGTACGTCGAAGAAGCAGGAGCTGGAACTGATCGACCGGTTCCGGCGGCAACATCCGGAACTGACCGTGAAACTCGTGGACGCGGGCCGCAATTACGAAGAGGTGGCGCAGAAGTTCAACGCGGCACTCACCGGTGGTGCGTTACCGGATGTGGTTGTGCTGTCGGATGTCTGGTGGTTCAACTACGCGCTCAACAAGGCCATCGACCCCCTCGACGCGGAGATCGCGGCGACCGGGGTGCCGCTGAACGACTACGTCGACTCCTTCGTCGAGGACTATCGCTTCGACGGCAAGGTCTGGGCGTTGCCCTACGCCCGATCCACCCAGATCTTCTGCTACAACCGCGGATTGTGGTCGCGTGCCGGACTTCCCGATCGCGGGCCGCAGTCCTGGCAGGAATTCGACGACTGGGGTCCGGAACTCCAGCGCGCCATCGGCCCCGGTAAATGGGCGCACGGATGGGGCGATGCGAAGAACTATCTGGCCTGGACCTTTCAGGGTCCGAACTGGACCTTCGGCGGCGCCTACTCCGACGAGTGGACATTGAAGTTCTCCGATCCACACACGGTCGATGCCGGGAACTTCCTGCGGGAGTCGATCAATCGCAAGGGCTACGCGAGTATCCGGCCCTCGCTCGCGGTCGATTTCGGCACCGGCCTGGTGGGATCGGCCATCACCTCCACCGGCGATATCAAGGGGATCGCCGCGAACGCGGCGGGCCGAATGGATTTCGCGACGGCCTTCCTGCCGCATCCGAACGGTCCCGGATGTACCACCGGCGGCGCGGGTCTGGCGATACCGGCCCGAATCTCCGCGCGCCGCAAGGAGAATGCGCTGCGCTTCATCGAGTTCATCACCAATCCCGGCAATACCGCCTACTTCTCGCAGGCCACGGGATACATCCCGGTGCGAAGGTCCGCCCTCACCGAACCGTCGGAACAACAGTTCCTGGCGGGCAACCACAACTTCGCCACCGCGATCGACCAACTGCCGTTCACCCGATCCCAGGACTACGCGCGGGTGTTCCTGCCCGGCGCCGATCAGATCATCGGCACCGGGCTCGAACAGATCGGGCTGCGCGACCGCGAGGTGACCGCGGCGTTCGCCGATATCACCTCGCGGCTGCAGAGCATCTACAACCGGCAGGTCGGCCCGAAACTGCCGCGGTAG
- a CDS encoding M13 family metallopeptidase, producing MTFDVTTPSGIDLTYRDDAVRVQDDLFAHVNGKWLDTYEIPADRAVDGAFRTLYDQAELDVKEIIQQLAAGTRADVPDAEEARKIGDLYNSFMDAEAVEAAALTPIAAELAAVREASDRTALAALLGRLQRTGVGGAVGVFVDTDDKNSQRYLVNLTQSGIGLPDESYYRNDEYEEIRTKYVEHMRRMFELAAVDADPQRVFELERKLAAGHWDVVRRRDAELSYNLTTFADLAAANPGFDWNGWADALAEGIDSTGAEALAEVVVRQPDYAGTFARLWDSESLEDWQAWASWRVLRSRAPFLTAAVVEENFDFYGRTLTGAQENRERWKRAVSLVQDLLGEAVAKLYVAEHFPPEAKQRMQELVANLIEAYRRNITDLEWMSPQTRKAALAKLDRFTPKIGYPDTWRDYSAVQVDPADLVGNYRSGYAADHDRDLGKLGGPVDRGEWFMTPQTVNAYYNPGMNEIVFPAAILQPPFFDMNADDAANYGGIGAVIGHEIGHGFDDQGSKYDGDGNMVDWWTDSDRTEFGKRTKALIDQYNGFEPKALPGHTVNGEFTIGENIGDLGGLSITLEAYKIALGDAEAPVIDGLTGLQRVFFGWAQVWRTKARDEEALRRLATDPHSPPEFRCNGVVRNLDGFHEAFEVEPGDALYLEPAERVRIW from the coding sequence GTGACTTTCGACGTGACGACTCCCTCGGGCATCGATCTGACCTATCGCGACGACGCTGTGCGGGTCCAGGACGACCTGTTCGCGCACGTCAACGGCAAATGGCTGGACACCTACGAGATTCCGGCCGACCGTGCGGTGGACGGCGCCTTCCGCACCCTCTACGACCAGGCCGAACTGGATGTCAAGGAGATCATCCAGCAGTTGGCCGCCGGTACCCGGGCCGACGTGCCCGATGCCGAGGAGGCCCGCAAGATCGGCGACCTCTACAACAGCTTCATGGATGCCGAGGCCGTCGAGGCGGCCGCGCTCACGCCCATCGCCGCGGAATTGGCGGCGGTGCGCGAGGCATCCGACCGCACCGCGCTCGCCGCCCTGCTGGGCCGCTTGCAGCGCACGGGCGTGGGCGGCGCCGTGGGTGTCTTCGTCGACACCGACGACAAGAATTCGCAGCGCTATCTGGTGAACCTCACCCAGTCCGGAATCGGCCTGCCCGACGAATCGTATTACCGCAATGACGAATACGAGGAGATCCGCACCAAGTACGTCGAACATATGCGGCGCATGTTCGAACTCGCCGCCGTCGACGCCGACCCGCAGCGGGTTTTCGAACTCGAGCGCAAACTGGCGGCCGGCCACTGGGATGTGGTGCGGCGCCGGGATGCCGAATTGAGCTACAACCTCACCACTTTCGCCGATCTCGCCGCCGCGAACCCCGGATTCGACTGGAACGGCTGGGCCGACGCCCTCGCCGAGGGAATCGACAGCACGGGCGCGGAGGCGCTGGCGGAAGTGGTTGTGCGCCAGCCCGATTACGCCGGCACCTTCGCGCGGCTGTGGGATTCCGAATCCCTCGAGGACTGGCAGGCCTGGGCGAGCTGGCGGGTACTGCGGTCGCGTGCGCCGTTCCTGACCGCCGCGGTGGTCGAGGAGAACTTCGATTTCTACGGCCGCACGCTCACCGGAGCCCAGGAGAACCGGGAGCGCTGGAAGCGCGCGGTATCGCTGGTGCAGGATCTGCTCGGTGAGGCGGTGGCCAAACTCTATGTGGCCGAACACTTCCCGCCCGAGGCGAAGCAGCGGATGCAGGAACTGGTCGCCAATCTGATCGAGGCGTACCGCCGCAACATCACCGATCTGGAGTGGATGAGCCCGCAGACCCGCAAGGCGGCGCTGGCCAAACTGGACCGCTTCACCCCGAAGATCGGCTATCCCGACACCTGGCGTGACTACTCCGCGGTGCAGGTCGACCCGGCCGATCTCGTCGGCAACTACCGCAGCGGATACGCCGCCGACCACGATCGGGATCTCGGCAAGCTGGGCGGTCCGGTGGACCGGGGCGAATGGTTCATGACCCCGCAGACCGTCAACGCCTACTACAACCCCGGGATGAACGAGATCGTCTTCCCGGCCGCGATCCTGCAGCCGCCGTTCTTCGACATGAACGCCGACGACGCCGCGAACTACGGCGGTATCGGCGCGGTGATCGGGCACGAGATCGGCCACGGTTTCGACGATCAGGGCAGCAAGTACGACGGCGACGGCAATATGGTCGACTGGTGGACCGACAGCGATCGGACCGAATTCGGCAAGCGCACAAAGGCTCTGATCGATCAGTACAACGGGTTCGAACCCAAGGCGCTGCCCGGCCACACGGTCAACGGCGAGTTCACGATCGGTGAGAACATCGGCGATCTGGGCGGGCTCTCGATCACCCTGGAGGCGTACAAGATCGCCCTCGGTGATGCCGAGGCGCCGGTGATCGACGGGCTCACCGGATTGCAGCGGGTCTTCTTCGGCTGGGCACAGGTCTGGCGGACCAAGGCGCGCGACGAGGAGGCCCTGCGCCGGTTGGCGACCGATCCGCATTCGCCGCCGGAATTCCGCTGCAACGGTGTGGTGCGCAATCTGGACGGATTCCACGAGGCGTTCGAGGTCGAACCCGGCGACGCGCTGTATCTGGAACCGGCCGAACGAGTGCGGATCTGGTAG
- a CDS encoding DUF397 domain-containing protein, which yields MPAPERYSPEVEPWFTSTRTNNGNQCVEVRFDGAAVSIRDSKYRRDPANRSEREPVITVDARIWMEFLAVVTGRADRAQLRTRPDRDGGTILRHRTVELRFTAGEWAAFVAGARDGEFDRVPVATD from the coding sequence ATGCCTGCCCCCGAGAGGTATTCCCCGGAAGTCGAACCCTGGTTCACATCGACGCGGACCAACAACGGCAATCAATGTGTCGAGGTGCGATTCGACGGCGCCGCGGTATCGATTCGTGACAGTAAATATCGTCGCGATCCGGCGAACAGGTCCGAGCGGGAGCCCGTCATCACCGTCGACGCGCGAATCTGGATGGAATTCCTGGCCGTGGTGACCGGCCGCGCGGACCGCGCGCAGTTGCGGACCCGGCCGGATCGGGACGGCGGCACGATACTGCGGCACCGCACCGTCGAACTGCGATTCACCGCCGGGGAATGGGCGGCGTTCGTCGCCGGCGCCCGCGACGGTGAGTTCGACCGCGTCCCGGTGGCAACCGACTGA
- a CDS encoding helix-turn-helix domain-containing protein yields MAPTSPVVARWELVLRLRELRESRGFDSAGFARAVGFTPANWSHVEKGRRMLTGRTIGPVLDQLEVPAEERAELLELLAAGKERGWWAKSALIGPELQRYYGMEHGAQSIRSYDSLVIPGLLQTEAYARALISADVMIRPAQVEQLVAVRMRRRGRLHGPDPAEVTAVVGEATLVQQIGGPQVLRTQLEYLSGLLHARPNVEIRVIPFTATAAILGGASFHLLDFPGYLPTFGWAESAVFGGPVDNHDQVRDLAFAYVRALDQSLSRTESLALIEKYLGV; encoded by the coding sequence ATGGCACCAACGTCGCCGGTCGTCGCGCGGTGGGAACTTGTTCTCCGACTGCGCGAATTGCGTGAGTCGCGTGGCTTCGATTCCGCCGGATTCGCCCGCGCGGTGGGATTCACCCCGGCCAATTGGTCACATGTGGAGAAGGGCCGCCGGATGCTGACCGGCCGGACGATCGGGCCCGTTCTGGATCAGCTGGAGGTGCCGGCCGAGGAGCGCGCCGAACTACTCGAGCTGCTGGCCGCCGGTAAGGAACGCGGCTGGTGGGCGAAATCGGCACTGATCGGCCCTGAGCTGCAGCGCTACTACGGAATGGAGCACGGCGCGCAGAGCATCCGCAGCTACGACAGTCTCGTGATACCCGGACTGCTGCAGACCGAGGCCTACGCTCGCGCGCTGATCAGCGCCGATGTCATGATCCGCCCGGCACAGGTGGAACAGCTGGTGGCGGTGCGGATGCGGCGGCGGGGCCGGTTGCACGGACCGGATCCGGCCGAGGTGACCGCCGTCGTCGGCGAGGCCACCCTGGTGCAGCAGATCGGCGGCCCGCAGGTGCTGCGCACCCAATTGGAATATCTGTCCGGACTCCTGCACGCCCGGCCCAATGTCGAAATCCGGGTGATTCCGTTCACCGCCACCGCCGCGATTCTCGGCGGGGCCAGTTTCCACCTGCTCGATTTCCCCGGATATCTGCCCACCTTCGGCTGGGCCGAGAGTGCGGTGTTCGGCGGTCCGGTCGACAATCACGATCAAGTTCGCGATCTTGCGTTCGCATATGTGCGCGCGCTCGATCAATCCCTCAGTCGCACAGAGTCATTGGCGCTGATCGAGAAATATCTCGGTGTGTAA
- a CDS encoding DUF4190 domain-containing protein: MTENPPPGSTPPTGDNPPSGQQPPSDQPSSSGYQQPSGEQWSAGQQPPPGQQPTPGQQPPPGQYQPSGQQPPPGQQPPPGQQPPPGQQPPPGQQPPPGQQPPSYEPYPGASGQYPPQPYPGGYPPPPGGYPGPPGQAGWEEPKGKGLAVTALVLGIIALLTCWTVLGGIIFGLLALVFGIIATVKSRRGTAAGGGMAIAGLVLGLLGLIAAIVITAIGVNFFVNHGGRDYIDCVNDANGDRAKIDQCQRDWNHTLENDFSVTLTPRPTQ; the protein is encoded by the coding sequence ATGACTGAGAATCCGCCCCCCGGTAGCACTCCGCCTACTGGCGACAATCCGCCGTCCGGTCAACAGCCGCCGTCCGACCAGCCGTCGTCATCCGGCTACCAGCAGCCGTCCGGTGAACAGTGGTCGGCCGGTCAGCAGCCACCGCCCGGTCAGCAACCGACGCCTGGTCAGCAACCACCACCTGGCCAATACCAGCCGTCCGGCCAGCAACCGCCTCCCGGTCAACAGCCGCCTCCCGGTCAACAGCCGCCTCCCGGTCAACAGCCGCCTCCCGGTCAACAGCCGCCTCCCGGTCAGCAACCGCCGTCGTACGAGCCGTATCCCGGTGCGTCCGGCCAATATCCGCCGCAGCCGTATCCCGGCGGCTATCCCCCGCCGCCGGGCGGCTATCCCGGCCCGCCCGGACAGGCCGGGTGGGAGGAGCCGAAGGGTAAGGGCCTGGCCGTCACGGCCCTGGTACTCGGCATCATCGCGTTGCTGACCTGCTGGACCGTGTTGGGCGGCATCATCTTCGGCCTGCTGGCCCTCGTCTTCGGCATCATCGCGACGGTCAAGTCCCGCCGCGGTACCGCCGCGGGTGGCGGGATGGCGATCGCGGGTCTGGTCCTCGGTCTGCTGGGCTTGATCGCGGCCATCGTGATCACCGCTATCGGGGTCAACTTCTTCGTCAACCACGGCGGCCGGGACTACATCGACTGTGTGAACGACGCCAACGGCGACAGGGCGAAGATCGACCAGTGCCAACGCGATTGGAACCACACCCTGGAGAACGACTTCAGCGTGACGCTCACTCCCCGGCCGACTCAGTAG
- a CDS encoding pirin family protein, translating to MSTLTTPHIDVHRAGDRLKTRVAWLDSKHSFSFGEHYDPENTHHGLLLVNNEDIVLPGEGFETHPHRDMEIVTWVLNGSLVHQDSLGHAGVIYPGLAQRMSAGTGILHSEKNDSWRLPPEQGGTAPHSEPVHFVQMWVVPDEPGITPGYQQLEIDDELARGGLTTVATGMPRYRDRTAIAINSSHSALHVARMPGAPGAPATVTLPEAPYLHVFIAHGEVGLEGVGTLYEGDAVRMTRSGGQRIVAEVPAEVLVWEMHARLGAQ from the coding sequence ATGTCCACACTCACGACACCGCACATCGACGTGCACCGCGCCGGCGATCGGCTGAAAACCCGTGTGGCATGGCTGGATTCGAAGCATTCGTTCTCATTCGGCGAGCATTACGATCCGGAGAACACCCATCACGGATTGCTGCTGGTGAACAATGAGGACATCGTGCTTCCGGGCGAGGGGTTCGAAACTCATCCGCATCGCGATATGGAAATTGTCACCTGGGTTCTGAACGGTTCTCTGGTACATCAGGATTCACTCGGACATGCCGGTGTCATCTATCCGGGATTGGCGCAGCGAATGAGTGCGGGAACCGGAATTCTGCATTCGGAAAAAAACGATTCGTGGCGACTTCCGCCGGAACAGGGCGGTACCGCGCCCCATTCCGAACCGGTGCATTTCGTTCAGATGTGGGTTGTCCCGGACGAGCCGGGAATCACTCCCGGATATCAGCAACTCGAAATCGACGACGAACTCGCGCGCGGCGGGCTGACCACCGTGGCCACCGGAATGCCGCGCTATCGCGATCGCACCGCGATCGCCATCAACAGCAGCCATTCCGCGCTGCACGTGGCCCGGATGCCCGGTGCGCCCGGCGCCCCCGCCACGGTCACCCTGCCCGAGGCGCCCTATCTGCACGTTTTCATCGCACACGGCGAGGTCGGGCTGGAGGGTGTCGGCACCCTCTACGAGGGTGATGCGGTGCGGATGACGCGCAGTGGCGGTCAGCGCATAGTGGCGGAAGTTCCGGCCGAGGTCCTGGTGTGGGAGATGCACGCCCGGCTCGGTGCGCAATAG
- a CDS encoding MFS transporter, giving the protein MRPDARRRAAVAAAVRRPGMPRLALIRFAGQFGDGMFQAALSGAILFNPERATDPLAVAAGFAVLLLPYSVIGPYAGALLDRWDRRTVLLLANVLRAVLIVVTAIGLAAGIRDTPLLLLALAVVGISRFVLAGISASLPRVLEQRWLVPMNSVLATVASGCAGAGAAVAVAIIGALGSGDFAGSVAVAGSACASVFSAVAALGFTRHQLGPDHRDGPETETRGGARESVRAVLTGLRNGARAVAGSRDATTAMIGVGTHRIVFGANTLLMVLVLRRPDDSGISTSSGLVGFGVAISAVAAGMLAAAVLAPMLIPRLGRPRTVVTGLSAALVVQATLVPPITIATGAAEQRAHQLLLVGAFLLGLAGQLVKLTGDATLQIDIADDRRGQVFALQDTIFNITFVVAVAVTAMVIPTDGRSLGVVIAGVGLYALGIVAIGINSRRRAGP; this is encoded by the coding sequence ATGCGACCCGACGCTCGGCGGCGGGCCGCGGTGGCCGCCGCCGTCCGCCGGCCCGGAATGCCGCGACTGGCTCTGATCCGGTTCGCCGGTCAGTTCGGTGACGGAATGTTTCAGGCCGCACTGTCGGGCGCCATCCTGTTCAATCCCGAACGTGCCACCGATCCACTCGCCGTCGCCGCCGGTTTCGCCGTGCTATTACTGCCGTACTCGGTGATCGGACCCTATGCCGGGGCATTGCTGGACCGCTGGGATCGCCGCACGGTATTACTGCTGGCCAATGTGCTGCGCGCGGTACTGATCGTGGTGACCGCGATCGGATTGGCCGCCGGTATCCGGGATACGCCGCTGTTGCTGCTGGCGCTGGCGGTGGTCGGGATCAGTCGTTTCGTCCTGGCCGGGATCTCCGCGTCGCTGCCGCGAGTACTCGAACAGCGCTGGCTGGTGCCGATGAATTCGGTACTGGCCACTGTGGCATCCGGGTGCGCGGGCGCGGGCGCGGCGGTGGCGGTCGCGATCATCGGAGCGCTGGGCAGCGGGGATTTCGCGGGCTCGGTCGCGGTGGCGGGCAGCGCCTGCGCGTCGGTGTTCTCGGCGGTGGCGGCGCTCGGCTTCACGCGGCATCAGCTGGGCCCCGATCACCGGGACGGCCCGGAAACGGAAACGCGCGGTGGCGCAAGGGAGTCCGTTCGCGCGGTGCTCACCGGGCTGCGCAACGGCGCCCGCGCGGTCGCCGGATCGCGAGATGCCACGACGGCGATGATCGGAGTGGGCACGCATCGGATCGTGTTCGGGGCCAACACCCTGCTCATGGTGCTGGTGCTGCGGCGGCCGGACGATTCCGGTATCTCGACGAGTTCGGGGCTGGTCGGATTCGGCGTGGCGATCTCGGCAGTGGCCGCGGGCATGCTGGCGGCCGCCGTCCTGGCGCCGATGCTCATCCCGCGACTCGGCCGTCCTCGCACGGTGGTGACCGGACTGTCGGCGGCGCTGGTGGTGCAGGCGACGCTGGTCCCGCCGATCACGATCGCCACCGGCGCCGCCGAACAGCGCGCCCACCAATTGTTGCTGGTGGGCGCGTTTCTGCTCGGCCTCGCCGGGCAGCTGGTGAAGCTCACCGGTGACGCCACCTTGCAGATCGACATCGCCGACGACCGACGCGGACAGGTATTCGCCCTCCAGGACACCATTTTCAACATCACCTTCGTGGTCGCCGTCGCGGTGACCGCGATGGTCATTCCCACCGACGGGCGCTCACTCGGCGTGGTGATCGCCGGAGTGGGTCTGTACGCGCTGGGGATCGTGGCGATCGGGATCAACAGCCGTCGCCGCGCCGGCCCATAG
- a CDS encoding DUF4185 domain-containing protein, with protein sequence MTPGRRYAPAFLAPVCAGLLAFGALVPAPASAELAPWAPPPKNACGETGFDPLARRPDPNAPPPPVLPPSVDIPLPYPDFVPVPVPGPRPDNTRITPQPLPTDPCRNPCPDIRDTPKPPPAKEPEKPGEPAPDSGSASGSGSGSGTGSGSGSGTGSGSNSGPFNLPNININPQPETIPIPIPGGEPPEPQTPPPPVVNTPEPGPIAAPPAPRQVEGVKLVGQVTGHGSVNRTDMRWQLDGTDLGIMWETKPGQVGVLFGDSFGKGWQYGVPGGPDWRSNLLAFSSERDLSKGLVIDDMVQDSRCHAAELLHSRKVDRFEMTVIPTSAFALGNRQYMSYMSVNHWSKIPGMWWTNNGGLAYSDDGGSTWVKAQYAKWDNMFGIDRFQVATMVPHGDYVYMFGTPNGRVGMIGLARVPKKDVLNKEAYQYWVDGTWKPAPDNLATPLIPGIAGELSVRYDESSKQWQMVYLDPARHAIVLRTAAEPQGTWTDGVVLADTDDYPKAYGGFIHPWSTGKDLYFTMSAWDSYNVYLMHATLDDPKRAEPEPADP encoded by the coding sequence ATGACGCCCGGAAGGCGCTATGCGCCCGCATTTCTCGCACCGGTGTGCGCCGGACTGCTGGCCTTCGGCGCGCTGGTACCCGCCCCGGCCTCGGCCGAACTGGCGCCCTGGGCGCCGCCGCCGAAGAACGCCTGCGGTGAAACGGGATTCGATCCGCTCGCGCGCCGACCCGATCCGAATGCGCCTCCGCCGCCGGTACTTCCGCCCTCGGTCGACATTCCGCTGCCGTATCCGGATTTCGTGCCGGTGCCGGTGCCCGGCCCGCGGCCCGACAACACCCGGATCACGCCGCAGCCGCTGCCCACCGACCCGTGCCGGAATCCGTGCCCCGATATCCGCGACACGCCGAAACCTCCGCCCGCGAAAGAACCGGAGAAGCCCGGTGAGCCCGCGCCGGATTCCGGGTCCGCGTCGGGCTCCGGCAGCGGTTCGGGCACAGGGTCGGGCTCCGGGTCCGGTACCGGGTCGGGTTCGAACTCCGGGCCGTTCAACCTACCGAACATCAACATCAATCCCCAGCCCGAGACCATCCCGATCCCGATCCCCGGTGGGGAACCGCCCGAGCCGCAGACCCCGCCGCCGCCGGTGGTCAACACACCCGAACCCGGGCCGATCGCGGCACCGCCGGCACCGCGACAGGTCGAGGGAGTGAAACTCGTCGGTCAGGTCACCGGCCACGGCTCGGTGAACCGCACCGATATGCGCTGGCAGCTCGACGGAACCGATCTCGGCATCATGTGGGAGACCAAACCCGGACAGGTCGGGGTGCTGTTCGGCGACAGTTTCGGCAAGGGCTGGCAATACGGCGTGCCCGGCGGTCCCGATTGGCGTTCCAACCTGCTGGCCTTCAGCAGCGAACGCGATCTGTCCAAGGGCCTGGTCATCGACGACATGGTGCAGGACAGCCGCTGTCACGCGGCCGAACTACTGCACAGCCGGAAGGTCGACCGGTTCGAGATGACGGTCATCCCGACCTCCGCGTTCGCACTCGGCAATCGCCAGTACATGAGCTACATGTCGGTCAACCACTGGAGCAAGATCCCGGGCATGTGGTGGACCAACAACGGTGGTCTGGCCTATTCCGACGACGGCGGCTCCACCTGGGTCAAGGCTCAATACGCCAAGTGGGACAACATGTTCGGCATCGACCGCTTCCAGGTCGCCACGATGGTGCCGCACGGTGACTACGTCTACATGTTCGGCACGCCCAACGGCCGGGTCGGCATGATCGGCCTGGCCCGGGTGCCGAAGAAGGACGTGCTGAACAAAGAGGCCTATCAGTACTGGGTCGACGGCACCTGGAAACCGGCGCCGGACAACCTCGCCACCCCGCTCATTCCGGGCATCGCGGGCGAACTGTCGGTGCGCTACGACGAGTCGAGCAAACAGTGGCAGATGGTGTATCTGGACCCGGCGCGGCACGCGATCGTGCTGCGCACCGCCGCCGAACCACAGGGGACCTGGACCGACGGTGTGGTGCTCGCGGACACCGACGACTACCCGAAGGCCTACGGCGGTTTCATCCACCCGTGGTCGACGGGTAAGGATCTGTACTTCACCATGTCGGCCTGGGACAGCTACAACGTGTATCTGATGCACGCCACCCTGGACGATCCGAAACGCGCCGAGCCGGAACCCGCCGATCCCTGA